The following nucleotide sequence is from Grus americana isolate bGruAme1 unplaced genomic scaffold, bGruAme1.mat H_87, whole genome shotgun sequence.
CCACCCTGCCAGCAATGAGCATGGATATCTTCAACTCGAtggggttgctcagagccccgtcccacccgaccttgaatgtttctggggctggggcatcgaccacctcgtggttggggggtggggggtgggcaacctgtgccggcGCTTCGCCAGCCTCATGGTAAAACgtgtcttccttctctctgttgcgAATCTCCCCCcgttttagtttaaacccctgagcccttgtcctatcgctagaggccctgctaaaaagtctgtccccatctttcttgcgAGCCCCCCGTAAGTAGGGAAAGGCCGCCAGAAGGTGTCCCCGGCGCCTTCTCTTGTGCAGGCTGAAGAAGGCCAAGTCTCTCAGCCGGTCCTCGTCGGAGAGGTGTTCCACCCCTCTGACGGTGtttgtggccctgctctggacccgctccaacagGCCCGTGTCTCCCTGGTActgagggctggggagctgctgatcATCGGTCGGTCTGAAGCGGGGATGGGAGGTGGAAGATGCTGAGGAGACAAGGGCCGACGAGGTGCTTCTGAGGACGGTGGTTAAACCCTGGGAGAGGTTTTCCAGAGCGGTGGAGGACAGTGCCTCCTTGGGGAGGAGGCGCCCGAGAGAAGAGCGGGCACGGGCCGTGGCGAGCCCCTGTTTGGAGCGAGTAGGGGTTGAGTGGAGGtcgcttcccccccaccccaaaggctGGTTGGCGTGCTTCTGAGACGAGAGGCGCTGTTGAGCTTTTTGCCAGaggcctttattttctgtcgaATAAATAGGTGAATAAATAGATCGACGccattgtcaaaataaataggCCGAGTTCCATAATAAATAGGGGAGCAGTCAGGGGAGGCTCAGGGTGCAGGGCCGTTCTGTCAGGGGCTCCTGCCCCTGGGCGTGGGGAGGAGGCGGGAggacagaggtggggagggattGGGTGGCGGTCCAGAAGCGGTGGTGGGGGTGCGTGGGGCCGTTGGGCTAACTGCGCGTGTCGCGGGTGAGGCGGTGGAGGTGTTGTAAGCAGGCGCGAGCTTCAAGGCGGACGTGGTCCCAGGCGCAGGCGCTGTGGTTGTGGGCGTGGAGGAGGTCGTGGATGCGGCTGAAGTACTTGTCGATGCTGAGCAGCCGGTTGCGGGGCCCTTGCCTTTTGAAGCGCGTCCCGTTGGCTGGCAGgcattgctggagctgctggatgtgGTGGTGGAGGTTGTTGAGGAGTAGGTGGCGTGCCTGGGCGTCCCAGTGGCGgggggtgctgtggctgctgagggtgtcgaagaggtgctggaggatgtggagggcggtggcggcgccTTGGTTCGTGTGGTTGTCGTGGAGGAGGGTGTCGGGGAAGGATggcggctgctggtggtggcagggctgtggcggGCTGGGAGCCATGGCCTGGAGGAGGTTGAGGCTGTCCCAGGTGAGGGTGGCGTGGCGTGGCCGCAGGTGGTGGCAGGCGAGGGCGGTGGCGAGAGCcgtcaggaggagcaggagcgccGGGGCGCCgtgccgcgggcagggctgtggggttgcGTGCGCAgccatggtggggctgtgtgcgCTGCGTGGGTGGTGCTGGGCGGGAGCCTGGTCGGGCTTGGTGGCGGTGCGGGTGGGCGCTGTGCTTGGGGTGCTGCTAGGTGGCCGGCTTTATGCGGTGCCGCGGCTTTCCCTTCCTCGCTTTCCGATTGCAGCGAGTTTCTGGTTGCGTTCTCAGTTTTGGCTGGCGGCTGTGGTATTCTTGGGGAAGTGTGTTGGTGGGGCGGCCgtgcttggggagggagggatggcggTCGGTGGCGGTGCTTTGCTGGTGGTGTGTTGGGGTTGGGTTGGCTGTAGTGGTTGAGTAGGGGATGCGAAagcgctggctggggcagagccctcggggggcagctgtgccggggaggggtgTCAGGGTTTCCCTGTTGCTGCCTCTGTTGTGGGGCTGAAGTTTCCCTTCCTGGCCAAGTGTCTCTTTCCGTCTGTCGTGCCCTGGTGTTGGTTgtggtctgttttccttttgcttgtggctcgcctttgctttcatcttagctggtcttttctgttggtgctgggaagggttgTGATGTCACTTGGCAGAGCCCGGGGAGCCCTTATCCTGGAGCGAGGGCCTggggggtggcggcggcggcttgCGAGGAGGTGGCTCTGGGTGTGGGCACGTGAGCATTGGATGTGTTGCTGGGTGGAGCTGCCCCGGCTCCGGTGTTTGGAGGCGGTGAGgttggggaagaaaggcaggaggaaaggcttcaggaaaaggaggagggaagaggggagagttctgctcctcctgctgccggggCTGTTGCCGGCAGCGCCGCGTTGGGTCCCTGGCTGCGGTGCCAGTCGTGTGCCCCCGTAGCAGGGGTCTcgttgtgttttctctgcctccttgcccGCCGAGGTGTCTGGAGAGCACAGAAGACAACGTGGCCCGTAAGCGAAGGGTCTAGCGTTTGGGACGGCCTGAGCCCCTGCGCCCCTAGAGGGAGGGGTGTCCAGGAGTCCTCTGGAGGTGGATCTGAGCCAGCTGATGGAGTTGTCGAAggccagggggaggaggaggtggaggtgtcaGTGGCTGAGGTTTTCAGGCCCCTTGCCAGAGCAAGCATGGCGTTCTGCTTGCCTGAGAGGCGCTGGCCCACGTGCTCGGTAAGcttttggagcaggggaaacgcGTGtgcgctggtggtggtggtggcggcggcggcaagGCGGTGGCAAGCTGGGAGCCACGGTCTTGCCAGGCAAGGCTGTGTCGGTGGATGCTGTGCTTGGGATGGTGGCAGAGCGCGCGGTGATTCGGCGTACCGAGGTGCCGTCGCTGCAGGAGGTAGGCTGATGTCGGAGGTGCGTGGCTGGAGCTTGCGTGCGTTGCCCTGGACTAGAATAGGTGGTGCGGCAAGGTGTTTTCGAGCAGCGCAACGGGAGAGTTGTCGTGACGAACGCCCGAAGCGTCAAGAGCAGCGGACCTCGGCCCAATCCAAGCGATCTCTGGCGTGCCTCTCCTTCGTAGAAGCATCGAGCGGTTTTTGGGTTGGGagcgacctttaaaggtcgccTGGTCCACCCTGCCAGCAATGAGCATGGATATCTTCAACTCGAtggggttgctcagagccccgtcccacccgaccttgaatgtttctggggctggggcatcgaccacctcgtggttgggggggggggggggggccaacCTGTGCCGGCGCTTCGCCAGCCTCATGGTAAAACgtgtcttccttctctctgttgcgAATCTCCCCCcgttttagtttaaacccctgagcccttgtcctatcgctagaggccctgctaaaaagtctgtccccatctttcttgcgAGCCCCCCCGTAAGTAGGGAAAGGCCGCCAGAAGGTGTCCCCGGCGCCTTCTCTTGTGCAGGCTGAAGAAGGCCAAGTCTCTCAGCCGGTCCTCGTCGGAGAGGTGTTCCACCCCTCTGACGGTGtttgtggccctgctctggacccgctccaacagGCCCGTGTCTCCCTGGTActgagggctggggagctgctgatcATCGGTCGGTCTGAAGCGGGGATGGGAGGTGGAAGATGCTGAGGAGACAAGGGCCGACGAGGTGCTTCTGAGGACGGTGGTTAAACCCTGGGAGAGGTTTTCCAGAGCGGTGGAGGACAGTGCCTCCTTGGGGAGGAGGCGCCCGAGAGAAGAGCGGGCACGGGCCGTGGCGAGCCCCTGTTTGGAGCGAGTAGGGGTTGAGTGGAGGtcgcttccccccaccccaaaggctGGTTGGCGTGCTT
It contains:
- the LOC129200392 gene encoding interferon-like translates to MAAHATPQPCPRHGAPALLLLLTALATALACHHLRPRHATLTWDSLNLLQAMAPSPPQPCHHQQPPSFPDTLLHDNHTNQGAATALHILQHLFDTLSSHSTPRHWDAQARHLLLNNLHHHIQQLQQCLPANGTRFKRQGPRNRLLSIDKYFSRIHDLLHAHNHSACAWDHVRLEARACLQHLHRLTRDTRS